Within the [Enterobacter] lignolyticus SCF1 genome, the region CCAGCCTCTGCTGGTGAGCCTGGAATCGCTGGGCCGTCATACCGTCCAGATGCTGCACGACGTGCTGGATGCGTTTGCGCGTATGGATCTTGATGAAGCGGTGCGTATTTATCGCGAAGATAAGAAGGTGGATCAGGAGTATGAAGGCATTGTGCGTCAGCTGATGACCTACATGATGGAAGACTCCCGTACGATCCCAAGCGTGCTGACTGCGCTGTTCTGCGCCCGTTCAATCGAGCGTATCGGCGACCGCTGCCAGAATATCTGCGAATATATCTTCTACTTCGTCAAAGGCCAGGACTTCCGTCACGTCAACGGCGATGAGCTGGACAAACTGCTGGCGGATAAAGATCCCACCGAGTGACGTTTGTGGCGGGTAGCGCTTACGCTTACCCGCCCTGACAGACTAACGCGTGATATCCCACCCGCGCGCCTTCCACAGCTCCGGCAGCTGCGCCAGATCGGTAAAGGTCGTCACTTTTGGATGATCGATCGGCCGGTTGTGCGGATCGGCACAGAAATAGAACACCTCCATCCCTGCCGCAATGCCTGACTGCGCGCCTGCCGTTGAATCATCCACCAGAATGCAGTTTTCAACGTTCACGTTCATCGCTGTCGCCGCATGGAACATCAGTGCCGGGTCGGGCTTCCAGCGCTGAATGTCGTAGCCGCTGAACAGCGTCTGCGGAAAATGGTGCAACATGCCGGTTTTTCCTAGCGAATGCTCCATTTTGCTCACCGGCCCGTTCGACACCACGCACATCGGCACCGTCATGGCGTTCAGCAGCGCATTCGCGCCGGCAATCACCTCAAGTTCGGTATCGAACAGGCGCGCCACTTCGGCGCGATAGACCGGCTCAAGGCGGGCTTTTTGCAGGTTGACGCCGTATTCCTCATTGATGGTATCAATGATTTCGTAGAGTTTTACCCCTTTGAAACGCTTAAATATTTCGTCGAGTTCAAGCGTAATGCCGAACTCCTGGAACATGTGCACATAGGCACGCGAACAGATAACCTCGCTGTCGACGAGCGTTCCGTCGCAGTCGAAAAATACCGCCTCAATACTGGACATGCCGTTTCCTGTCTTAACAAGTTTAACGTTTACTCACCGCATTTCGCCTGACGCAATCGTTGCCGTATAAGCAAATTCAATGAAAAAAAATGTGTCTCAGGCACCCCTATTGTCGCATTTTGGTATAGGATAGCGACGAATTTTCCCCTCCTTTGTTTGGAACCAGATGATGAGCCAACAACACACAACCCAGGCTTCGGGTCAGGGACTGCTTGAGCGCGTGTTTAAACTGCGCGACCACGGCACCTCGGCACGCACCGAAGTGATCGCCGGTTTTACTACGTTCCTGACGATGGTTTATATCGTCTTCGTTAACCCGCAGATTCTGGGCGCGGCAGGCATGGATACCAGCGCGGTTTTCGTGACAACCTGTCTTATCGCCGCATTTGGCAGCATTTTGATGGGTCTTTTTGCTAATCTGCCGGTTGCGCTGGCGCCAGCAATGGGCCTTAACGCTTTCTTCGCCTTCGTCGTGGTCGGCGCAATGGGCCTGCCGTGGCAGATTGGTATGGGCGCGATTTTCTGGGGCGCCATCGGCCTGCTGCTGCTGACGATTTTCCGCGTCCGCTACTGGATGATCGCCAATATCCCGATGAGCCTGCGCGTGGGGATTACCAGCGGGATCGGCCTGTTTATCGGCATGATGGGGCTGAAAAACGCCGGGGTCATCGTGGCGAACAAAGACACGCTGGTGACCATTGGCAACCTGACGTCTCACAGCGTGCTGCTGGGCGTACTGGGCTTCTTTATCATCGCGATTCTGGCCTCCCGCAACATTCATGCGGCGGTGCTGGTTTCTATTGTGGTCACCACGCTGCTGGGCTGGATGCTGGGCGATGTTCATTACACCGGGATTGTTTCCACGCCGCCGGACGTTACCTCGGTAATCGGCCATGTCGATCTCGCGGGTTCCCTGAATATCGGCCTTGCGGGCGTGATTTTCTCCTTTATGCTGGTTAACCTCTTTGACTCCTCCGGCACTCTGATCGGCGTGACCGATAAAGCGGGCCTGACCGACGAGAAAGGCAAATTCCCGCGCATGAAGCAGGCGCTGTTTGTCGACAGTATCTCCTCGGTTGCCGGTTCTTTTATCGGCACCTCTTCTGTTACCGCGTATATTGAATCGTCCTCCGGGGTGTCTGTGGGCGGGCGTACCGGTCTGACCGCGGTGGTCGTTGGCCTGCTGTTCCTGCTGGTTATCTTCCTTTCGCCGCTGGCCGGTATGGTGCCGCCGTATGCGGCCGCAGGCGCGCTGATTTACGTCGGCGTGCTGATGACCTCAAGCCTGGCCCGCGTGAAGTGGGAAGACCTGACGGAGGCCGTTCCGGCGTTTATCACCGCGGTGATGATGCCGTTCAGCTTCTCGATCACCGAAGGGATTGCGCTGGGCTTTATCTCTTACTGCGTGATGAAAATCGGTACCGGTCGTTTCCGCGACCTCAGCCCGTGCGTTATCGTCGTAGCGCTGCTGTTTGTGCTGAAGATTGTGTTTATCGACGCACACTAAAGCCGTACGTATCAAGCGCCCTCTCCCGGTCGGGAGAGGGTTAGGGTGAGGGCAACAGGCCGCTCAGGCTTATGCTTTCACCCGCTGAATATACTCGCCAAATGCGGTCAGCTGACCGGCCAGATGATCCAGCGTGCTCTGGTCAATCACTTCACCCGACTGCGGGTCGACCTTATTCTGAATCACACCGCCCATAAACTCCGGCTTGTTCATTACCATCGCATCCAGGAACACGAGGATCTGGCGCAGGTGATACTGGCAGCGGGCACCGCCGATTGCGCCCATTGAGCTGGTCTGAATCAGCACCGGCTTACCGGAAAGCGGCTGGTTTGGCAGACGCGACAGCCAGTCGATGGCGTTCTTCAGGCCGCCAGGCACCGAATAGTTATACTCCGGCGTAACGATGACCACGCCGTCGGCGTCGCGAATCTGCGCCGCGAGGGCCTCAACGCTTTGCGGAAATCCCTCCTCCTGCTGGATGTCCGCATCGTACAGCGGAATATCGGCAATCGACGGCAGCGGCGATACGTGCATGCCGGCAGGCGCTACCTTCGGCAGGGTACGGGCGACCATACCGTTAAATGAACCTTTGCGCAGGCTTCCCAGTAACGTAACAACTTTCAGTGCTTCAGACATGATTACTCCTTTTCATCGCAGGACACGGCCTGGTTGAGTATAAGGGCTTTTTCTGCAGGTAAGCTGGTAAAACGCATCAGACAGCCGGCGGGCGCATTGGCGCGGGCGTTCATATCCGGCAGGCTTCGCCAGCCGCGCTGGGCGTCAAATTCCCAGAATTTTAGCTTCTCTATCGAGGGACTGGCGGCTATCGACCACACCAGCACATCTTCGGCGTCGCAAATCGCCTCGATCTGCTGAACGCGGGTGGTGCGCAGACGTCCCGAACCCGGCAGCAGCTGCAGGTTCTGCGCGCAATCGTTATGCACATCGCCGGTGAGCTTCAGGATGCTCTGGCGCAGCGTCGCCAGCTGAGCGCGCGCCTCGTCAGGGTCGCTCTGGTTGTTTATCCACAGCGTTTCGTTATTGCTGAACGGGTAGCTATCGGGCGTTTTCGGACTATGGAAGCTGCGCATCGCGCGCTGTAGCTCCATATCGAGGCCGCATTCGCCCTCGGTGCAAAGCGCCACGCCGACGATATTTCCGGCGTAGGCAATAGAAAAACGCGGCTGGTCGCTGTCGCGGAACACCGGTTTGCCATCCGGGCGGGTGATGATATCCGGCAGTTCGCTGACGCCGTACAGCATGCTCATCAGTTCAGCGAGCAGCGCGCGCGAAGCGAGGAAGCGGGTGCGGCGATGTGACGGCATGCGGCGCGCGTCGTTATGGCAGGATGCGGGCAGGCGTACCGAAATGAGCTGCCCGTCGTTAAAGATCCCTCTTGCAAAGTGCGTTGCCATTATTTCTCTCCATGATTAATGGTCAGACGTGTAAAACGATAACCTCATTATCGCGTAAACTACTGAGGTTTTAATGCGGAAAAGCGGCGCTGAAAAGCCCCGGAGCAGAACATTTACATTTCCTTAGACGCAATAGCCTGCTCGTTCACGAATTTATCGGCTTATTCCCGCTGTACCTGGGCCTTGAAGGTTTCGCCGTACAGCTGCCTTATCATCGACGTCAGCCAGACGATTTTAGGATTATGGCCGTTACGCTTATGCCACAGCAGGGTAAAAGGGACGGCAATCTTTTGCAGCAGGCTCTCTTCCAGCGGGACGGGGCGCGTCACCAGCTTCAGGCCGTGCTGCTGATTGTAGTGCTGGCAGTAGAAGGGGGCCGTTGCCAGCAGCGTGTGATCCGGCTGGGCGGCCATAAACATGGATTGCTCGAATCCTGGCAGGCTCAGGGCGATATTACGCTGATATCCCAGCTCGTTCAGCACCCGGTCCAGCGCCCAGGTATCGCTCTTCTCCCAACAGATGCTGATATGCGGATAGCGCAGGAAGGTCTGTAGATCCCACGTTTCCTGCAGCGCCGGGTGGTCCTCGCGCAGGTATACGCGCGGTAAATCGGTAAACAGCACCTCAAAATCAATAAACCACGGCAGCAGGCTAAGCGCCTCGCGCGAGCGCGGGTGGCTTTCGCGTCCGGTAAACCCGAGATCCACCTCGCCGCGAATAATGGCGTCCAGCGAATCGTAATCCCAGTTACGCACGCGCAGCGTCGCCTGGGGATAGCGCTGGTAGATCTGCTGCGACAGCGCGTTTAGCGCAATCATCATCAGCGGTGACTCGGCCGCCAGCTCAAACGTCAGGCCGCGCGGCGTTTCGTAATGGGGTTTATCGAGCAGCTGGTGGCTCATCTGCATCCAGTCTGCCAGGTCCTGCTCCATGCTGGCCGCCAGCGGCGTTGGGTGCAGCCCCTGAGGCGTTTTGACAAACAGCGGGTCGTTAAACCACCCCCGCAGCTTCGCCAGCGACTTGCTGACGGCGGAGGGGGTGACGTTCATTCGGCTGGCCGCTCTGCTGACGCTGCGTTCCTGCAACAGCAGCTGCAGACACAGCAGCAGGTTAAGATCGAGGCTGGCGATGGATTTTTTCATGGTCAGATGCGCGTGCCGTTGTCGTGGAGCCCACGAACAGAATCAACAAGATGCAGACCATGCTACAGCTAATCAGTATCCCGATCAGCATATTAAGCGCGCCGACGCCCAGTACCGCTGCCAGCCAGATGTACAGCGAGGAGCCGCATACCTGGGCAATGCCCAGTATTGAGCTGGCGACGCCCGCGCGCCGGGAGAATGGCTCCAGGGCCTGGCTCATCTTCACGCCAAACCCCAGCGAGAAGCCGCCGCAGATAAGCGTTAAGCCGAGCAGGGTGAGCGTATGGCTGGTGGCAAAGGTCAGCACCACGGCGGCCAGCAGGAAGAGCCCCTGCGCGGTGAGCATCAGGGTACGCTGACGAAAGAGTCCCAGCGCGAACGGGGTCGAAAACGCCACCGTCATGCTGACCAGCGCCGTCAGCGCCATAATGGTTGAGTACTCGCTGCGGGTGAACTGCATCTCCTCCATGATAAGCACCGGAGAAACGTTCACGAAGGTCAGGATCGCCGTGACGCACAGGGTCGTCATCACCACTCTGCTGATAAAAAAGCGGTTTGCTAATGCTTCAGACAGCGGCTGTGGCGTGTACGTCTTATCGGTCAGCGCCCCGGGATGGGTCTCTTTAAGCACGAACGTTGAGAGCAGAAGGACCAGCACGCCCATCCCGCACATCACCCAGAACAGGCTCTGCCAGGGAAACGACAGCATGATCAGGTTGCCCAGCACCGGCGCCAGTACCGGCACGATGCAGGTTATCCCGTTGATAAAGGACAGCACTTTCGCCCGCCGCTGGTCATCAAGGGTGTCGCGCATAATGGCAAAAGCCGTCACGTAGCAGCTTCCCGCGCCTATTCCCTGGATAAAGCGTCCGCTCAGGAACAGCGTGCTGTCGCTGGCGCTGGCGCACAGCACTGAGGCCAGCGCAAAAACAATGGCGCCGCAAATCGCCACCGGCTGCCTGCCGGTTTTATCCGCTACCCGCCCGGCGAGCAGCATTGCCGCCGCCATACCCGCCAGATAGACGGAAAAGGCGATGTGCAGCTGCGCCTCGCTTGCCGCAAGATCCTGGGCGATGCGAGGTAATCCCACCAGATACATATCAATACCGGTCGGGTAGAGCAAAACAAGGGCGAAACTACATAGAAGAAAGCGTGCCATAGGATCCTCGCGTTAACGGTGACCCAAAGGATAAAAGAGAACGCGGGGGGCGACGAGTTGCCATTTGGACAACAGCGTTTTCCATTCAGGCATTTACATAACGCTAAAAATCTCAAACGAGAATTATTTTCATTTAAAAATAGCGTGTGCTATAAGATATAGCATTGGCTATAACAGTTTTATTTTTAATCACCTCATGGAGATGTTGCTATGCACCCGACACCCGCCGTCCGGGCCCTGTTCCTCGGGGTCATCCTCAGTTCCGCCGGGTCTTTTCCGGCATGGGCGCAGGAGAAGTTTAAGGTGGTAACCACCTTTACGGTGATTGCCGATATGGCGAAAAACGTAGCGGGCGATGCCGCAGAGGTGAGCTCCATTACCAAACCGGGGGCCGAAATCCATGAGTATCAGCCCACCCCCGGCGACATCAAACGCGCGCAGGGCGCACAGCTTATCCTTGCCAACGGCATGAATCTGGAGCGGTGGTTCCAGCGCTTTTATCAGCATCTGCGCGGCGTGCCGGAAGTGGTGGTGACCGCAGGCATAACGCCGATGGGCATCACGGAAGGACCGTACAACGGGAAGCCGAATCCGCACGCGTGGATGTCGGCGGATAACGCGCTTATCTATGTGAACAATATCCGCGACGCGCTGATGAAATACGACCCCGCTAACGCCGGGGTGTATCAACGCAATGCTGAAGCCTATAAGGCAAAAATTACCCAAACGCTGGAACCGCTGCGCCAGCAGGTTGCGGCTATTCCCGAAAACCAGCGCTGGCTGGTCTCAAGCGAAGGGGCGTTCTCCTACCTGGCGCGCGATCTTGGGTTAAAAGAGCTGTATCTGTGGCCTATCAACGCCGATCAGCAGGGAACGCCGCAGCAGGTGCGCAAGGTGGTCGATGAGGTGCGTAAAAATCATATTCCGGCGGTCTTTAGCGAAAGCACGATCTCCGATAAGCCCGCGCGACAGGTGGCCCGTGAGACCGGCACCCACTACGGCGGCGTGCTGTATGTCGACTCGTTAAGCGCGCAGGACGGCCCGGTGCCGACCTATCTTGAGCTGCTGAACGTTACCACCCGCACCCTGGTTCAGGGGCTTAAAGACGGCATGAAGGAGTAAACCATGACGCACGCGACAGGTATCGCCGTTGCTGATGTCACCGTCACCTGGCGAAACGGGCATACGGCGCTGCACGACGCCACTTTCCATGTTCCGGGCGGCTCGATCGCCGCGCTGGTGGGGGTTAACGGATCCGGCAAATCCACCCTGTTTAAGGCGGTGATGGGGTTTGTACGCCTTGCCGCCGGGGAGATTTCGATTCTGGGTATGCCGACGCGTCAGGCGCTGCGGCGCAACCTGGTCGCCTATGTGCCGCAGGCGGAAGAGGTGGACTGGTCATTCCCGGTGCTGGTGGAGGATGTGGTGATGATGGGCCGCTACGGGCACATGGGCATGCTGCGGATCCCCAAAGAGGACGATCGCCGTATCGTCAGCGAGGCGCTGGAGCGGGTCGACATGGCGGCGTATCGCCACCGGCAGATTGGCGAGCTGTCCGGCGGACAGAAAAAGCGCGTCTTTCTGGCGCGCGCCATCGCCCAGCAGGGGGAGGTTATCCTGCTTGATGAGCCGTTTACCGGCGTTGATGTCAAAACCGAGGCCAAAATCGTCGACCTGCTGCGCGAACTGCGCGATGAAGGCAAAACCATGCTGGTCTCCACCCATAACCTCGGCTCCGTGACCGAGTTTTGCGATTACACCGTGATGGTCAAAGGCACCGTGCTGGCCAGCGGCCCGACGGCCACCACCTTTACCGCTGAAAACCTTGAGCGCGCCTTCAGCGGCGTGCTGCGCCAGGTGGCGCTGAGCGGCTCCGGGACGCACATCATCACCGACGATGAGCGTCCTTTTGTCTCTCACCGTCTGCCTGCCCGCGAGCGGGGGACGTCATGAGCCTGCTTCTGGAGCCGTTTGGCTATACGTACATGCTCAACGCCATGTGGGTGTCCGCGATGGTGGGTGGACTGTGCGCTTTCCTCTCCGGCTATCTGATGCTCAAAGGCTGGTCGCTCATCGGCGATGCGCTGTCGCACTCGATTGTGCCGGGAGTGGCGGGCGCATATATGCTCGGGCTTCCCTTCTCGCTCGGCGCATTTTTGTCCGGCGGGCTGGCGGCGGGCAGTATGCTGTTTCTCAACCAGCGTACCCGCCTCAACGAGGACGCCATTATCGGGCTTATCTTCTCGTCGTTCTTCGGCCTGGGGCTGTTTATGGTGTCGCTGAACCCGACTTCGGTGAACATTCAGACCATCGTACTGGGCAATATTCTGGCGATTGCGCCGGAGGATATCCTGCAGCTGACGATCATCGGCGCGGTGTCGATAGCCGTACTGTTTTTCAAGTGGAAAGACCTGATGGTGACGTTCTTTGATGAGAACCACGCGCGCGCCATCGGCCTGCGCCCGGAGCGGCTGAAGATCCTCTTCTTTACGCTGCTGGCGGTATCGACGGTTGCCGCGCTGCAAACCGTGGGCGCATTCCTGGTGATAAGCCTGGTGGTAACGCCGGGCGCCACCGCCTGGCTGCTGACCGACCGCTTTCCCCGCCTGCTGCTGATCGCAGTGGCGATTGGCAGTATCACGAGCTTCCTCGGCGCATGGCTGAGCTATTACCTGGACGGCGCGACCGGCGCCATCATCGTTGTGGCGCAGACGGCGCTGTTCCTGCTGGCGTTCATTTTCGCGCCGGGCCACGGCCTGCTGGCCAGCCGCCGTCGCGCGCGTCAGGTGCCGGAGGTGCAGCCATGATGGCGTTGCTGTTCGAGCCGCTGACGTTCGCGTTTATGAAAAACGCACTGCTGATTGCGCTGGTGGTCGCCATTCCCTGCGCGCTGCTGTCGGTTTTTCTGGTGCTGAAAGGCTGGGCGCTGATGGGCGATGCGATGAGCCATGCGGTGTTTCCCGGCGTGGTGCTGGCCTGGATGATGGGGCTGCCGCTGGCGGCCGGGGCGTTTGTCGCCGGGCTGTTTTGCGCCGTAGCGACCGGATTTCTGAAGGATAACAGCCGGATTAAGCAGGATACCGTCATGGGCATCGTTTTTTCCGGCATGTTCGCCGCCGGGCTGATTCTCTATATCGCCGTAAAGCCGGAGGTGCATCTCGACCACATCCTGTTTGGCGATATGCTGGGCGTCAATACCGCCGATATCGTCCAGACAGGGGCGATTGCGGCGGTGATTGCGCTGGCTATTGGGGTGAAATGGCGCGATTTTCTGCTTTTCTGCTTCGATCCCCTGCAGGCGCAGGTTAGTGGGCTGCGTACCCGCTGGCTGCACTACGGCCTGCTGTGCATGGTCTCGCTGACGATCGTCGCAACGCTCAAAGCGGTAGGCATCATTTTGTCGATTTCCCTGCTGATCGCGCCGGGCGCTATTGCCGTGCTGCTGACAAACCGTTTTCACATCGCGCTGCTGGCGGCCGTTGTGGTCTCAGCGCTGGTATCGGTCTGCGGCGTCTGGCTGTCGTTTTACCTCGACAGCGCCCCCGCGCCCACCATCGTGGTGCTGTTTGCGCTGGTCTTTATCGTGACCTTTGCGCATACCAGCCTGAAGGCGCGGCGGACAGAGCAGCAAATCGGATAGAGATGCTGCAGGTCCGGATAAGCGGCGTAATCCAGTCTATTATGTTTAACGTCAGAAAATAAGGAGTAAGCCTGCCTATGATTACCACCCACGTTTTCATTGCTGTCAGTCTGGATGGTTTCATTGCGCGTCAAGATGGCGATATCCGCTGGCTGTTGCAGCGCGATGACCCTGGCGAGGATCATGGCTATGATGACTTTATCATCGATAAAGAGGTCATTGTGATGGGCCGGGGAAGCTATGAGAAAGTGATGACCTTCGACACATGGCCTTACGACCTGCCCGTACTGGTGTTATCGAAACAGCTCGCCGGAACGCCAGTACCTGACGCCTTAAAGGATAAGGTTCAATTTATCGATTCTGCGCCAGGGGAGACGATTGCCCGTCTGGCCGAACAGAACATACAGCGAGTCTATCTCGATGGCGGTCAGGTGGTGCAGTCATTTCTTCGCGAGGGGCTTATCACTGACATGGTCATTACTACCGTTCCGGTGCTGATCGGCTCAGGGAAGCCCTTGTTCGGGACATTGTCCCGAGATATTGATTTAACGTTGCTCTCCAGCCGTAGCTTTCCTTCTGGTCTCGTTCAGTCTACGTATCACGTGAATGCAAACAAACCCGCATTAACAGCCAGTTAATGCGGGTTTACGAACGTTCACGGACGAGGATGGATTAAAACTTACTTGCCAATACAGAAGCTCGAGAATATCCGTCCCAGCAGATCGTCGGAGGTAAATTCGCCGGTAATCTCGCTTAACGCCTGCTGCGCCAGGCGCAGCTCTTCCGCCAGCAGCTCGCCTGCCCACGCGCCAATCAGCTGCGCTTTGCCCTGCTGCAGGTGGTTGGCCGCGGTTTCCAGCGCCTGGAGATGGCGGCGGCGGGCGAGGAATCCGCCCTCCATGTTGGTGTCAAAGCCCATGCTCTGCTTGAGGTGGTTACGCAGCAGGTCCACGCCTTCGCCCTGACGCGCGGAGAGACGAATCAGTGAGTGACCGTTCACCTCGCTCAATCCCACCGCTTCGCCGGTCATATCCGCTTTATTGCGGACCACGGTGATCGGCAAATTCGTCGGTAAACGGGCGATAAAGTCGGGCCAGATCTGCGCCGGGTCAACGGCGTCGGTGGTGGTGCCGTCGACCATAAACAGCACGCGGTCGGCCTGCTCGATCTCCTGCCAGGCGCGCTCAATGCCGATACGCTCGACCTCGTCGCTGGCGTCGCGCAGCCCGGCGGTATCGATAATGTGCAGCGGCATCCCGTCAATGTGGATATGCTCGCGCAGCACGTCGCGGGTGGTGCCGGCAATGTCGGTGACGATTGCGGCCTCACGGCCCGCCAGCGCGTTCAGCAGGCTCGATTTCCCGGCGTTAGGGCGCCCGGCAATCACCACCTTCATCCCTTCTCGCAGCAGGCTGCCCTGGCGCGCTTCGGCGCGCACCGCGTCGAGATCGGCCATCACGCCGTTCAGCTGGGCCTCGATTTTGCCGTCGGAGAGGAAATCGATCTCTTCGTCCGGGAAGTCGATCGCCGCTTCGACGTAGATGCGCAGGTGAGTGAGCGCTTCCACAAGGTGGTTCACGCGGGCGGAGAACGCCCCCTGCAGCGAGTTCAGCGCGGAGCGGGCCGCCTGCTCGGAACTGGCGTCGATCAGGTCTGCAATCGCCTCGGCTTGCGCCAGGTCGAGCTTGTCGTTAAGAAACGCGCGCTCGGAGAACTCGCCGGGCCTGGCAATGCGCAGGCCGGGAATCGTCAGAATGCGTTTTAACAGCAGGTCGAGGATCACCGGGCCGCCGTGGCCCTGCAGCTCCAGCACATCTTCGCCGGTAAAGGAGTTCGGGCCGGGGAACCACAGGGCAATGCCCTGGTCCAGCGCGGCGCCGTCGGCATCGTTAAACGGCAGATAATCGGCGTAGCGCGGTTTTGGCAGCTTGCCCAGCACCGCTTCAGCCACCTCGCGCGCCTTCAGGCCGGAGATACGCAGAATGCCTACACCACCGCGTCCCGGTGGGGTTGCCTGGGCGACGATAGTGTCGTTATGGCTCATGGTTGTTCTCGTTCAATACAAATAAAAAAGGCGGTCAATCGACCGCCCTTTAATGAATGTTCCGTTTGCCGGATGGCGGCTTCGCCTTATCCGGCCTACAACCGAATCAGGACTTTTTCTTTTCGCGGCTGTGCAGGCCACGTTTTTCCAGACCACGGTAGATCAGCTGCTGCTGGATGATGGTCACCAGGTTGCTGACGATATAGTACAGCACCAGACCTGACGGGAACCACAGGAAGAACACGGTGAAGATGACCGGCATAAAGGTCATGATCTTCTGCTGCATCGGGTCGGTCACGGTGGTCGGCGACATCTTCTGGATGAAGAACATCGTCACGCCCATCAGGATCGGCAGGATGTAGTACGGGTCCTGTGCGGACAGGTCGTGGATCCACAGCGCGAACGGCGCATGGCGCA harbors:
- the phoU gene encoding phosphate signaling complex protein PhoU, producing the protein MDSLNLNKHISGQFNAELEHIRTQVMTMGGLVEQQLSDAITAMHNQDSELAKRVIDGDKQVNMMEVAIDEACVRIIAKRQPTASDLRLVMAIIKTIAELERIGDVADKICRTALEKFSQQHQPLLVSLESLGRHTVQMLHDVLDAFARMDLDEAVRIYREDKKVDQEYEGIVRQLMTYMMEDSRTIPSVLTALFCARSIERIGDRCQNICEYIFYFVKGQDFRHVNGDELDKLLADKDPTE
- the yieH gene encoding 6-phosphogluconate phosphatase, which gives rise to MSSIEAVFFDCDGTLVDSEVICSRAYVHMFQEFGITLELDEIFKRFKGVKLYEIIDTINEEYGVNLQKARLEPVYRAEVARLFDTELEVIAGANALLNAMTVPMCVVSNGPVSKMEHSLGKTGMLHHFPQTLFSGYDIQRWKPDPALMFHAATAMNVNVENCILVDDSTAGAQSGIAAGMEVFYFCADPHNRPIDHPKVTTFTDLAQLPELWKARGWDITR
- a CDS encoding NCS2 family permease, yielding MSQQHTTQASGQGLLERVFKLRDHGTSARTEVIAGFTTFLTMVYIVFVNPQILGAAGMDTSAVFVTTCLIAAFGSILMGLFANLPVALAPAMGLNAFFAFVVVGAMGLPWQIGMGAIFWGAIGLLLLTIFRVRYWMIANIPMSLRVGITSGIGLFIGMMGLKNAGVIVANKDTLVTIGNLTSHSVLLGVLGFFIIAILASRNIHAAVLVSIVVTTLLGWMLGDVHYTGIVSTPPDVTSVIGHVDLAGSLNIGLAGVIFSFMLVNLFDSSGTLIGVTDKAGLTDEKGKFPRMKQALFVDSISSVAGSFIGTSSVTAYIESSSGVSVGGRTGLTAVVVGLLFLLVIFLSPLAGMVPPYAAAGALIYVGVLMTSSLARVKWEDLTEAVPAFITAVMMPFSFSITEGIALGFISYCVMKIGTGRFRDLSPCVIVVALLFVLKIVFIDAH
- a CDS encoding NADPH-dependent FMN reductase, with translation MSEALKVVTLLGSLRKGSFNGMVARTLPKVAPAGMHVSPLPSIADIPLYDADIQQEEGFPQSVEALAAQIRDADGVVIVTPEYNYSVPGGLKNAIDWLSRLPNQPLSGKPVLIQTSSMGAIGGARCQYHLRQILVFLDAMVMNKPEFMGGVIQNKVDPQSGEVIDQSTLDHLAGQLTAFGEYIQRVKA
- a CDS encoding 4'-phosphopantetheinyl transferase family protein translates to MATHFARGIFNDGQLISVRLPASCHNDARRMPSHRRTRFLASRALLAELMSMLYGVSELPDIITRPDGKPVFRDSDQPRFSIAYAGNIVGVALCTEGECGLDMELQRAMRSFHSPKTPDSYPFSNNETLWINNQSDPDEARAQLATLRQSILKLTGDVHNDCAQNLQLLPGSGRLRTTRVQQIEAICDAEDVLVWSIAASPSIEKLKFWEFDAQRGWRSLPDMNARANAPAGCLMRFTSLPAEKALILNQAVSCDEKE
- the yidZ gene encoding HTH-type transcriptional regulator YidZ, encoding MKKSIASLDLNLLLCLQLLLQERSVSRAASRMNVTPSAVSKSLAKLRGWFNDPLFVKTPQGLHPTPLAASMEQDLADWMQMSHQLLDKPHYETPRGLTFELAAESPLMMIALNALSQQIYQRYPQATLRVRNWDYDSLDAIIRGEVDLGFTGRESHPRSREALSLLPWFIDFEVLFTDLPRVYLREDHPALQETWDLQTFLRYPHISICWEKSDTWALDRVLNELGYQRNIALSLPGFEQSMFMAAQPDHTLLATAPFYCQHYNQQHGLKLVTRPVPLEESLLQKIAVPFTLLWHKRNGHNPKIVWLTSMIRQLYGETFKAQVQRE
- a CDS encoding MFS transporter, whose product is MARFLLCSFALVLLYPTGIDMYLVGLPRIAQDLAASEAQLHIAFSVYLAGMAAAMLLAGRVADKTGRQPVAICGAIVFALASVLCASASDSTLFLSGRFIQGIGAGSCYVTAFAIMRDTLDDQRRAKVLSFINGITCIVPVLAPVLGNLIMLSFPWQSLFWVMCGMGVLVLLLSTFVLKETHPGALTDKTYTPQPLSEALANRFFISRVVMTTLCVTAILTFVNVSPVLIMEEMQFTRSEYSTIMALTALVSMTVAFSTPFALGLFRQRTLMLTAQGLFLLAAVVLTFATSHTLTLLGLTLICGGFSLGFGVKMSQALEPFSRRAGVASSILGIAQVCGSSLYIWLAAVLGVGALNMLIGILISCSMVCILLILFVGSTTTARASDHEKIHRQPRS
- a CDS encoding metal ABC transporter substrate-binding protein yields the protein MHPTPAVRALFLGVILSSAGSFPAWAQEKFKVVTTFTVIADMAKNVAGDAAEVSSITKPGAEIHEYQPTPGDIKRAQGAQLILANGMNLERWFQRFYQHLRGVPEVVVTAGITPMGITEGPYNGKPNPHAWMSADNALIYVNNIRDALMKYDPANAGVYQRNAEAYKAKITQTLEPLRQQVAAIPENQRWLVSSEGAFSYLARDLGLKELYLWPINADQQGTPQQVRKVVDEVRKNHIPAVFSESTISDKPARQVARETGTHYGGVLYVDSLSAQDGPVPTYLELLNVTTRTLVQGLKDGMKE
- a CDS encoding manganese/iron ABC transporter ATP-binding protein is translated as MTHATGIAVADVTVTWRNGHTALHDATFHVPGGSIAALVGVNGSGKSTLFKAVMGFVRLAAGEISILGMPTRQALRRNLVAYVPQAEEVDWSFPVLVEDVVMMGRYGHMGMLRIPKEDDRRIVSEALERVDMAAYRHRQIGELSGGQKKRVFLARAIAQQGEVILLDEPFTGVDVKTEAKIVDLLRELRDEGKTMLVSTHNLGSVTEFCDYTVMVKGTVLASGPTATTFTAENLERAFSGVLRQVALSGSGTHIITDDERPFVSHRLPARERGTS
- the sitC gene encoding iron/manganese ABC transporter permease subunit SitC, with the translated sequence MSLLLEPFGYTYMLNAMWVSAMVGGLCAFLSGYLMLKGWSLIGDALSHSIVPGVAGAYMLGLPFSLGAFLSGGLAAGSMLFLNQRTRLNEDAIIGLIFSSFFGLGLFMVSLNPTSVNIQTIVLGNILAIAPEDILQLTIIGAVSIAVLFFKWKDLMVTFFDENHARAIGLRPERLKILFFTLLAVSTVAALQTVGAFLVISLVVTPGATAWLLTDRFPRLLLIAVAIGSITSFLGAWLSYYLDGATGAIIVVAQTALFLLAFIFAPGHGLLASRRRARQVPEVQP